From Candidatus Omnitrophota bacterium, the proteins below share one genomic window:
- a CDS encoding SOS response-associated peptidase has product MCGRYGYTNTNKEKIKKAFRLKQITFDLVPRYNITPGQDVPVILNETPEELTLARWGLVPFWAKEEKLGYKMINARSETIFEKPAFRTSIKKKRCLILADFFFEWQKTEDKKQPFCIRLKSQETLAFAGIWDCWEKGENALVSCSIVTCGPNRLMKPIHDRMPVILDSKGQSQWLAESEPEKIKEVLTPFSPALMETYPVSTMVNSPSNQSKDILNPV; this is encoded by the coding sequence ATGTGCGGCCGGTACGGATATACCAACACGAACAAGGAGAAGATCAAGAAGGCTTTTCGTTTGAAGCAGATCACCTTTGACCTTGTGCCTCGTTATAACATCACACCCGGCCAAGATGTGCCTGTTATCCTCAACGAAACTCCTGAAGAATTGACCCTTGCCCGCTGGGGACTTGTACCATTCTGGGCCAAAGAGGAAAAGCTAGGCTACAAGATGATCAATGCCCGCAGCGAAACCATCTTTGAGAAACCTGCCTTTAGAACTTCCATCAAAAAGAAACGATGCCTGATCCTTGCTGATTTCTTCTTTGAGTGGCAGAAAACGGAAGATAAAAAGCAGCCCTTTTGCATTCGTTTAAAATCCCAAGAAACTTTGGCTTTTGCCGGTATTTGGGACTGTTGGGAAAAGGGTGAGAATGCCCTGGTATCCTGTTCCATTGTCACCTGTGGACCCAATAGACTCATGAAACCCATCCATGACCGCATGCCAGTCATTTTGGATAGTAAAGGTCAGTCCCAATGGCTTGCCGAGAGTGAACCGGAGAAGATCAAAGAAGTGCTCACCCCGTTTAGCCCCGCCTTGATGGAAACTTATCCTGTCAGTACAATGGTCAATTCACCATCAAACCAAAGCAAGGATATCTTGAATCCTGTTTAA